From the genome of Rhizobacter sp. AJA081-3:
AACCCCTTCGCGCTGAAGGACCCGGCGATCAAGCTGCGCTACGAAGGCCCGCCCAGCGGCCCGGGAGCCGCCTACGCCTGGGAGAGCGAAACCGTCGGCGCCGGCCGCATGGAGATCATCGAGGCCGCGGCGCCCAGCCGCGTGGCGATGCGGCTGGACTTTGAGAAGCCGATGAAGGCCAGCAACCGCGTCGAGTTCCGTCTGCAGCCGATGGGTGCGCAAACCGAAGTGACCTGGGCGATGAGCGGCCCGATGCCCTACCTGTCGAAGCTGATCACGAGCTTCGTCAGCATGGACAGGATGGTCGGTCCCGACTTCGAGGCCGGACTGGCGAACCTGAAGGCGGCGGCAGAGAAGGGCTGAGGCGAACCGACGCGGGGCCGACGCGCAAGAGACTCAGTTGACGACGATGTCGACACGAGTGGTCGAGGTGTAGTCGAAGCCGTTGCGTCGGGTGGTCAGCACCACGGTGATATCCATCTGGTCACCGAACGTCAGCGGAGTGCCACCCGTTCCGTACAGCCGTCCGGTCGCCGGATCGATGTTCATCCAGGCGCGAATCACGGTACCCGAGCCGGGTGTCGGGATCATGCTGTAGGAGTACTGGTCACCGGTCAGCCCATCGCTGACTGGCAGCGGCGATATCGAAAACGCCATGCCGTCGAACACGTTGTAGTTGGCGTCCTGATAATTGAAGTAGGGTCCTGTGACGGACCAGTTCAGCGTGCCAGAAAACGCGAAGACGGTGCTTTGGTCAGGCAGTTGAACCGTCTGCGTCACCGATGGCGTGTACTGGCCGGCCGTCGTCGGCCGACCCGAAAGTGTACCGGTCTGCGCGTCGATGGTGACGCCGGGTGGAGCTCCCAGCAGGCTGTACGTGACAGTTGCACCGGCAACCGGGAAATAGTTCGAGTTGGCCGCGAGCGACACCACGTCTCCCAGTACGGAACTGCAGCAACTGCCGTAGTCGAGAGTCAGTGCCGGCTCCACCGCCGCGATACGGACAGTCGTTGCCGCGGTGATGAAGGTCGTGCCCTGATGCGTGATGCTCAGTTCGACCTGGAAGGTTGAGATGCCGAAGACGGTCGGCGTGCCGCTGAGCCTGCCGGTGGCAGGATCGAAGCTGGTGCCTTGCGGCACCGCACCCGACACGATCCGGTATTGCACGACGTCGCCAGCAGGGGCGACATACAGATCGGCAAAAGGCGAGGTGCTCGCGCGCACGGTTGTCAGGCCATTCAAGACACGGCCCAGCGGCACGGTCTGATCGGCTCCAGCGACGTTGTCGGTGACCGCGGAGAGTGCCGGTGCTGCCACCTGAAGCGTCACGGGTGCGCTGACGGAACCGCTGTAACCGCTGACCGTCAGAACAATCGAGGCGTTGTACGTCCCTACGGCTGAGGGTGATCCGATGAGGGTGCAGCCTGGACCGATGGAGACTCCAGGAGGCAAAGCGCCGGAGGCAACGGCGCAGGTGGGGGTGTTGGCCCCGAGTCCGTTGAGCAGAGGGTTGATGGCCAGAGCCTGAAACAAGGGCACCACCGCGCCGCTGTAGTTGAACTCGACGGCCAATGTCTGCCCGCCCCCTCCGCCTCCGCAGCCGGGGAGCACAAGAAGAGACGCCAGCACGATTCCGGCGAGTGATCTGAGACGGGTCGGCAAGATGCTCTCCTGGGTGGTTGGCGTTACGCCGAACTTCGATCTGATCATTGTGCTTCGACCTCGAGCGCATTGCATACTGCAGATCCCTTTCCTCCAGCCTTTCGGGGCCTCTCGAGCTGTGAACCCTACGATCCGTTCCACCGTGGTCGTCGGCGCCGGTGCCGTCGGCAGCTTCTTCGGCGCGATGCTGGCGCGCGCCGGCCATCGCGTCACGCTGATCGGCCGTGCGCCGCACGTGCAGGCGATCGTTCGCGACGGGTTGCAGTTGCACATGGGCGGGCAGGTGCAGTCCGTGCCGATGGCCGCGACCACCGAACTCGCCGCCGTTCGCGATGCGGATCTGGTGCTGTTCTGCGTGAAGTCCACCGACACCGAAGCGGTGGCGCGCGAGATCGCGCCACTGCTGGCCGACGACGCCTTGGTGCTGAGCCTGCAGAACGGCGTGGACAACGCGGCGAGCATCGCGCGCCAGGTGCGGCAGACGGTGGTGCCCGCCGTCGTCTACGTGGCCACTGCGATGCCGCAGCCGGGCGTGGTCCAGCACTTCGGCCGCGGCGATCTGGTGATCGGCCCGCTGAATGCGCGCGACGCGCACGACGCCGCGCTGCAGGCGCGACTGCAATCGGTGGCGGAGCTGTTCGCCACCGCCCAGGTGCCCGTGCGCATTTCGCCGGACGTGACGGGCGAGCTGTGGAGCAAGCTGATGGTCAACTGCGCCTACAACGCGATCTCGGCGCTGGCTCAGCAGCCCTATGGACGCATGGCGGCGCTGCCGGCCATACGCGAGGTGCAGCACGCGGTGGTGCGCGAGGTGGTGGCGGTGGCGCAGGCCGATGGCCAGTCGCTGACGCTGCCGGCCGCGCTCGAGGCGATGGAGCGCATCGCTGTCGCGATGCCGGCGCAGTTCTCGTCCACCGCGCAGGATCTCGCGCGCGGCAAGCCGACAGAGATCGACCACCTCAACGGCTACGTCGCGCGGCGCGGCGCCGAGCTCGGCATCGCCACGCCAGTCAACCAGACGCTGCATGCGCTGGTCAAGTTGGTCGAGGCCGGGCGCGCCGCGTCGGCGGCATGAGCGACGCCGGCCAGCCGCTGCCCGACGAGTTCGTGCAGGCCCTGCGCGAATTGGGCCTGGCCGATGATGAACCGCTGACCGGCGAACCGCTGACCGGCGGCGTCTCGTCCGACATCTGGCGCATCGACACGGCGCGCGGCCCGGTGTGCGCCAAGCGCGCGCTGGCCAAGCTGCGCGTGGCCGCCGACTGGCGCGCGCCCATCGTGCGCAACCAGTACGAGGCGCGCTGGATGGCGGTGGCGCAGCAGGCGTCGCCCGGCAGCGCGCCGCGCCTGCTCGGCCAGCACCCGGGGCTGGGCGTGCTGGTGATGCAATGGCTGCCGCCGGCCGACCACGCGCTGTGGAAGCAGCAGCTCCGCGAGGGCCATGGCGACCTTGCGACGGCGCAGGCGGTCGGCCGCATGCTTTCGTGCATCCATGCGTTCTCGGCCGCGCGGCCCGAGCTGGCGGCACAGTTCGACACCGACCGCATCTTCTACGACATCCGACTCGAGCCCTACCTCGTGGCCACCGCGGTCAAGCACCCGGACCTCGCGCCGCAGTTGCACGCGCTGGTGGCGCAGACGCAGTCGCATGCGGTGGCGCTGGTGCATGGCGACGTGAGCCCGAAGAACATCCTCGTCGGGCCGCAGGGGCCGGTGCTGCTGGATGCCGAATGCGCCTGGTGGGGCGACCCGGCCTTCGACCTGGCGTTCTGCCTCAACCACCTGTTGCTCAAGTGCCTGTGGACCCCGGCGGCCCGCGAGGCCTTCCTGGCCTGCTTCGACGCGCTGGGCTCTGCATACCTGGCTGGCGTCGACTGGGAGCCGCGCGAGGCCATCGAGCAGCGCGCCGCGCGTTTGCTGCCCGGCCTGCTGCTCGCGCGGGTCGACGGCAAGTCACCTGCGGAATACATCACCACGGACGTGCAGCGCGAGGCCGTGCGGCGCTGCGCCAGGGCGCTGATCCAGGCGCCCGTTTCGCGCCTGGCCGACGTGGGCGCCGCCTGGCGCCGGGAGATCGAACGATGACGACGAACCGCATCCGCGCCGTGCAAGGCCGCCGCGTGTGGGACAGCCGCGGCCGCCCGACGGTGGAGGCCGAGGTGCATCTCGAAGGTGGTGCGATCGGCCGCGCCATCGTGCCTGCAGGCGCCAGCAAGGGCACGCGCGAGGCGCTCGAATTGCGCGATGGCGGCGAGGCCTTCGGCGGCCTTGACGTGCAGCGTGCCGTGGCCCACGTGAACGGCGAGATCGCGCACGCGGTGATGGGCCTGGCCGCCGACGAGCAGGTGGTGCTCGACGAGCGGCTGATAGCGCTCGACGGCACGCCGAACAAGCAGCGCCTGGGCGCCAACGCCACGCTGGCGGTGTCGATGGCGGCGGCGCATGCGGCGGCTGCGGCGCGCGGCCTGCCGCTGTACCGGCACCTGGCCGGCGAGGGCGAGGTGCTGCTGCCGATGCCGCAGGTGCAGATCTTCGGCGGCGGTGCGCACGCGGGCCGGCGCGTCGACATCCAGGACTTCATGGTCGTGTGCCCCGGCGCCAGCAGCTTCACACAGGCGATCGAGTGGACGGCCGAGGTCTACCGCCATGCCGGCGCGCTGATGCGCTCGCGCGGTGCGCTGGCCGGTGTGGCCGACGAGGGCGGCTGGTGGCCGGCCTTCGACAGCAACGAACAGGCCCTCGAGGCGCTGCTCGCCGCCATCGAGGCCGCCGGCTTCGTGCCGGGCGCGCAGGTGGCGATGGCGCTGGACATCGCGGCCAGCGACTTCGGTCGCGGCGGCCGCTACACCCTGGGCCTGGAGCGCCGCGAGCTCGACAGCGACGGCCTCATCGAGATGCTTCTGCGCTGGTGCGAGCGCTTCCCCATCGCCAGCATCGAGGACCCGTTGGCCGAGGACGACCCCGTCGCCTTCGCGCGCTTCACGCGTGCCGTGGGCCAGCGCCTGCAGGTGGTCGGCGACGACTTCCTCGTCTCCGACGCCGCGCTGCTGCGCGAAGCGTCGGCCGCCGGGGCCGCCAATACCGTGCTGCTCAAGCCCAACCAGCGCGGCACGCTCACCGAGACGCTGCGCTGCCGCGAGGCGGCGCGCGAGCGGGGTTACGCCACCGTCGTCTCGGCGCGTTCCGGCGAGACCGAGGACACCAGCATCGTCGACCTCGCCATCGGCTGGCGCGCCGGCCAGCTCAAGGTGGGCTCGTTCGCGCGCAGCGAGCGCCTGGCCAAGTGGAACGAGGTGCTGCGCATCGAGGAGCGGCTGGGCACGCAGGCGCGGTTCGCCGGTGCGGGCGTGTTCGGACGCAATCCGACGGCGCGCTGAGCGGCCGCGTCAGAAGCTCGTCTTCGTCTTGACGAGGAACTGCACCTTCTTGATGTCGGGCGTGGTGTTCAGCGGGAAGGCCAGGTCCATGTGCAACACGTTGCTGAACGCCGAGCGGGCACTGACGATGCGCAGGCCGACGCCGGCGTTGCTCAGCCAGCCGGGGTTGGCGGCGTTGATGTTGTCGCCGCCCCAGGCGCGGCCCAGGTCGAAGAAGGCGGCCCCGCCGATGCGGAACAGCTGCCAGACGTACAGGTCGGTGTAGAAGCGCTCCTCGACGGTGAACAGCGCGCGCCGCGTGCCGCTCTGGTAGCGCAGCGGATAGCCGCGCAGGCCGTTGTCGCCGCCGAGCTGCAGCAGGTCGGGCTGGTCGGGGCGCACCAGCGAGTCGCCCGAGGCGCCGGCGTAGAAGAGCCAGCGCCTGCCTTGTGGCAGGTAGTACTGCGCCTGTGCCCCCAGGCGATGGCGGCGCACGCGACCCTCGGCCACCTGGCCGGAGATGGAGGCCGCCGCGATCAGCGTGTGCTCCGGCAGCGGCTCGAAGCCGCGGCTGATCGATCCCGAGTACAGCCAGGCATTCAGCGTGGAACCCAGCGCGGTGGAGGCGCGGCCGATCTGCATCTTCGACGCCAGGCCGAGCGCGAAGAACTCCGGCCGGCCGATCAGGTTGCGGTTCATGGCGCGGTCGAAGCGGTCCTCGACCAGTTCGTAGCGAGCGAAGGGTGCGACCAGCTTCTCGTCGGCAGGCAGCTGCGCCGGCGCCACCTGGCCGGGCTCGAACGCGTGGCCGTCGTTCTCATAGCTCAGGCCCAGCGAATAGCGCTGCACCCAGCCGTCGACCAGCCCAGCCGACCAGCCGCCGAACACCTCGGCCTTGTTCTCGCGGTGCCGGTAGGCGCTGGCCACGTTGCCGGCGTTGTAGACCGAGTCGATGCGGTCGTCCTTCGAGGCGCTGACACCGGCCGCCCAGCGGGCGTCGAGTTCATAGAAGGGCCGCGTGACCGACAGCGCCGTGCGCTTGCCGTCGCTGTTCGACGCATGTTCGAAGTTCACAGCCGCCAAGGTGCCGAAGGCCCTCGAGTTGGCAAACTGGAATTCGGTGCTGGTTCGGTCGACGTCCTTCGATCGGCCCAGGCTGATCGAGGTGCCCGTGCCGAGCACGTTGTACTCGCGCAGCTTCAGGCCGCCGGTGTTCGTACCGCCCGAGCGCCCGGCGCTGAAGCCGGGGTCGAGCGACCAGGTGTCACGCGTGACGACCTCGATGTCGACCACGCCGTCGTGCACCGCCAGCGGCAGGAAATGCACGTCGTACAAGTAGCGGTTGCTGCGCAGCAGGCGCTCGGTTTCCTCGATCAGCCGCACCGACACAGGCTCGCCGGTCTTGAACAGCAACTGGCGCTCGATCACGCTGGGGCGCGTCAGGATGTGCAGCTTGTTGGCCGTGCGGAACAGCCAGTTGTCTTCCTTCGGATCGCTGGTGTCGAAGATGTCGCGCACGGCGATGCGGATCTCGCCAATGCGCGCCCCGGCGGCCTCCAGTTCGGCGAACGAGGGCAGCGGCGCCGTCGGCTCGCCCGCCATCGCGGGAAAAGCCGCGCCGAACGCTGCCGCCGCAGCCAGGATCAGCGAACGAAGACGAGACACGGGGCGATGCCTCAAACCGGGCCTCGGGGGTGCAGCAACATGGGCGGACTGTCTCAGGCGATGCTTGACGGAGCCTTAACGACCCATCATCTCCGAGCAGACCCTGGGGCGCCAGCCTTGCCCGGGCACATCCCGGGGGCATCGCGGCGCCGCATGAGCTGGATCAAGGGGCCGCTGCGCCAGCTCGGCAGTAGACTGGATGCGAGAATCCAGTAAACTGGAAGCATGGACGTCAATGCCCGCATCAGCCGCCGCGTGAAGGAACTGCGAGAAGCCCGTGGCTGGTCGCTCGAGGCGCTGGCCGAACGAAGCGGCGTGAGTCGCTCCAACATCTCGCTGATCGAGCGCGGCCAGAGCAGCCCCACCGCCACCGTGCTCGACAAGCTCAGCGCCGGGCTGGGCGTCACCCTCGCGTCGCTGTTCGAAGGCGCCGCGGCGCGCTCGGCCGATCCCTCGCCGGTGGCGCGCGTGGCCGATCAGCCGCTGTGGTCGGATCCCGCCTCCGGCTACCGGCGCCGCAATGTCTCGCCGCCGCTGCGTTCGCCGCTGCAGCTCGTCGACGTGGTCTTCCCGGCCGGGCAGCGCGTGGCCTACGAGACCGGCGCGCGCGAGACCGAGGTGCACCAGCAGGTCTGGATGATCGACGGCGTGATGGAGCTCACGGTGGGCGATGCGCAGTGGCGTCTGGGCGCCGGCGACTGCCTGGCGATGCGGCTGGACCGGCCGATCGTCTACCGCAACCCGACGCAGCGTGACGCGCGTTACCTCGTGGCGCTCGTCACGCTGCCTTTCGTTCCCGACAGGAGGCCCGCATGAAGGTTGGACTGACCGACGGCTACCGCGTGCGACGCGTCGGCGCCGACGAGGCGTTCCGAGGCATCGAGCCGCTCGCCGAGGTGCTGCTCGACTGCGTCGAGGGCGGCGCCTCTGTGAGCTTCATGTGGCCCTTGCCGCGCGAGCGCGCGCAGGGCTTCTGGCGCGGCGTGGCCGAGGGCGTGGCGCGCGGCGAACGCGCGCTGCTGGTGGCCGAAGATCAGGGCGGTGAGATCGTCGGCACGGCGCAGCTGATCCTCTCGCAGCCGGACAACCAGCCGCACCGCGCCGACGTGGCCAAGATGCTGGTGCACCGCCGCGCCCGGCGCCGCGGACTCGCGCAGCGCCTTCTGTCGGCACTGGAAGACGAAGCCCGCCGCGAAGGCAAGACCGTGCTGGTGCTCGACACCGTGACCGGAGGCGACGCCGAGCGCCTGTATGCGCGTGGCGGCTGGCAGCGTGTGGGCGTGATCCCGAACTACGCGCTGATGCCCGATGGCCGGCCCTGCGCGACGACCTACTTCCACAAGCCGCTGGCGATCCAGGCCAGCTAGGCCTTCGCCTGAACGCCGCGCAGATAGGCGTCGATCGCCTGCTCGCCGACGCGGGCGAGGTCGAAGGCCGTCGGGTCGAGCATCCAGTTGCTGATCAGCCCGTCGATCAGCGACTGCATGCCCAGCGCCGCCACGCGCGGCGAGACCGAGCCCGTCCACGCATGCCGCCGCGCCGCGCTGCGAAAGCCGCGCTCGACGTTGTCGACGCGGCCGCGCAGCCCGTTCAGGCGCCGCTCGCGCACACCGCGCAGCGCATTGCCGTGCTCCACCTTGAACAGCGCGATCTCGAACACGCGGCGCGCCTGCGGGTCCTTCACGGTGGCGCGCAGCGCGGCCAGGAAGCTGCCGCGGATCTGTGCCACCGGGTCGTCGAGCGCGCGCTCGCCGCTGCGAAGAATCTCGCTTTCCAGCGGCAAGGTGACGCGGTTCATCATCGCGTTGAACAGGTCGGCCTTGTTGCGGAAGTGCCAGTACACCGCGCCGCGCGTCACGCCGGCGGCACGGGCCACCTGCTCCAGCGAGGTGCGCGACACCCCGCGGCGATGGAACTCGCGTTCCGCCATGTCGAGGATGCGTTCGCGCGTGCGCTGCGCATCGGCCTTGGTGCTGCGAGCCATCGGGATTTCAACGGGTCGGCGACATACATTCACTCACGTATGTATAGTAGCTGCACCGCGTGCGGCGCCGGGAGGCGCCGACCGAAACAAGGGGAAAACATGTCAGCGTGGCGGCGGTTCGGTGTCGAAATCCTGGTGATCGCTCTCGCGCTGCCCCTGGCCGCCTGCGGCCCGAAGCCGGCAGCGACGCCGCCAGCCGCGCCGCCGCCGGCTGAGGTGGGCGTGGTCAAGGCCGAGCCGGCCAGCGTCGGCCTGGTGACCGAACTGCCGGGCCGCACCGAGGCTTCGCGCATTGCACAGGTGCGCGCGCGGGTCGCCGGCATCGTGCAGCGCCAGCTGTTCCGCGAAGGCAGCGACGTGAAGGCCGGCCAGCCGCTGTTCCGCCTCGACGATGCGCCCTACCGTGCCACGCTGGCCAGCGCACAGGCGGCGCTGGCGCGCGCCGAGGCCAACGTGATGCAGACGCGCGCGCAGGCCGAGCGCTACAAGCCGCTGGCCGAAGCCAACGCGATCAGCCAGCAGGAGTTCATCGTGGCGCAGGCCGCCTTCAAGCAGGCCGAGGCCGACGTGGCTTCGGCCAAGGCGGCGATGCAGACGGCGCAGATCAACGTCGGCTACGCCGCCGTCGCCTCGCCGATCTCCGGGCGCATCGGCCGCGCGCTGGTCACCGAGGGCGCGCTGGTCGGCCAGGGAGAGGCGACGCAACTCGCCGTGGTGCAGCAGATCGACCCGCTGTATGTCAACTTCACGCAGCCCGCGGGCGAGGTGATGCGCCTGCGCGCGGCGATCGCCAGCGGTGCCTACACGAGCGCCGGCAGCGCCGGCTCGGTGGCGGTGACGGTGCTGCTGGAAGACGGCAGCGTCTACCCGCTGCGCGGCAAGCTGCTGTTCAGCGACCTGTCGGTCGACCCCAGCTCCAACCAGATCACTCTGCGTGCCGAGGTGCCCAACCCGAAGGGCGCGCTGCTGCCGGGGCTGTACGTGCGTGTGCGCCTGGAGCAGGCGCAGGTGCCCTCGGGCATCCTGCTGCCGCAGCAGGCGGTGCAGCGCGGCAGTGCCGGCGACACGGTGATGGTGGTTGGCGCCGACGGCAAGGTCGCCGCGCGGCCGGTGAAGGTCAGCCTCGGGCAGGGCAGGCAGTGGGTCGTGCTCGACGGCCTGGCCGCAGGCGAGCAGGTGGTGGTCGAGGGCTTCCAGAAGATCCGCCCGAACGCCGTCGTCAAGCCGGTGCCGTGGCTGGCCCCCCCCAGCGGCGCCGCGGCCCCGGCCGCAACGGCGACACCGGCGGCGAGCGCCGCCGCCTCAACGCCGGCCGCGCGCTGAGGAGCAGCGGCGCATGGCACAGTTCTTCATCGACCGGCCCATCTTCGCGTGGGTGATCGCGCTGTTCATCCTCGTCGTGGGTGGCGTCTCGATCACGCAGCTGCCGGTGTCGCAGTACCCGCCGGTGGCGCCGCCGTCCATCGTCGTCAACGTCGGCTACCCCGGCGCCTCGGCGCAGACGCTGGAAGACAGCGTGATCGCCGTCATCGAGCGCGAGATGAACGGATCGCCCGGCCTGGCCTACTTCGAGTCGGTCACGCAGGCCGACGGCACCGGCAGCATCACGCTGAGTTTCGAGCCGGGCACCAACCCCGATCTCGCCCAGGTCGACGTGCAGAACCGCCTCTCCCGCGCCACGCCGCGCCTGCCGCAGGCGGTGGTGCAGCAGGGCGTGCGGGTGGACAAGGCGAATCCCAACTTCCTTCTGTTCGTCATCCTGTCCAGCGACAAGGGCGTGCTCGATCCGGTGGCGCTGGGCGATTTCGCCTCGCGCAACGTGGTGCCCGAGATGCAGCGCGTGCCCGGCGTCGGCCAGGCTCAGCTGTTCGGCACCGAGCGCGCCATGCGCGTGTGGATCGACCCGGCCAAGCTGGTGGGCTACCGGCTCTCCGCTGCCGACGTCAACGCGGCCATCGCGGCGCAGAACGCGCAGGTCTCCTCCGGCACCATCGGCGACCTGCCGAACACGCGCGACCAGGGCATCTTCGCCACCGTGGTGGTGAAGGGCCAGCGCGAGACGGCGGCGCAGTTCGGCGAGATCGTGCTGCGCGCCAACGTCGACGGCTCCACCGTGCGCCTGAAGGACGTCGCCCGCATTGAACTCGGCGCGCAGGCCTACAGCGTGCGCACGCGGCTGAACGGCGAACCTTCCACCGGCATCGGCATCCAGCTCTCGCCCACCGCCAACGCGCTGCAGACCGCCAAGCTGGTGAAGAAGCGCCTCGAGGAGCTGCGCCCCTACTTCCCGCCCGGCGTGAAGGCGACGATCCCCTACGACAGCTCGACCTTCATCAGCCTGTCGATCAGCCAGGTGGTCGAGACGCTCATCGAGGCGGTGATCCTGGTGTTCCTGGTGATGTACCTGTTCCTGCAGAACATCCGCTACACGATCATTCCCACGCTGGTGGTGCCGATCGCGCTGCTCGGCAGCTTCGCCTCGCTGCTCGCGCTGGGCTTCTCGATCAACGTGCTGACCATGTTCGGCATGGTGCTGGTGATCGGCATCGTCGTCGACGACGCCATCGTGGTGGTCGAGAACGTCGAGCGCATCATGAGCACCGAGGGCCTGCCGCCGCTGGAAGCGACGCGCAAGGCGATGGGGCAGATCTCCGGCGCGATCGTCGGTGTCACCGTGGTGCTGATCTCGGTGTTCGTGCCGCTGGCCTTCTTCAGCGGCGCGGTGGGCAACATCTACCGCCAGTTCGCTGCGGTGATGGTGACGGCGGTGGCCTTCTCGGCCTTCCTCGCGCTCTCGCTGACGCCGGCGCTGTGCGCCACGATCCTCAAGCCGGTGGAGGCGGGCCACCACCACGCCAAGCGCGGCTTCTTCGGCTGGTTCAACCGCGGCTTCTCGCGCACCGCCAAGGCCTACGAGGGCCTGGTCGCGCGCATCCTGCGCCGCGCCGCGCGCTACCTGGTGATCTATGCGGCGATCGTCGCCGCCGTCGTGGTGCTGTTCGGCCGCCTGCCGACCTCGTTCATCCCCAACGAGGACCAGGGCAACATCCTCGTCAACGTGCAGTTGCCGCCGGGCGCCACGCAGAACCGCACGCTGGCGGTGATGCAGCAGGTCGAGACCTACATGTCCGCCCAGCCCGAGGTGGCCAACATGGTCAGCGTGCTCGGCTTCAGCTTCTCGGGCAGCGGGCAGAACGCCGCGCTGGCCTTCGTCACGCTGAAGGACTGGGGCGAGCGCGAAGGCCCCGGCCAGTCGGCCCAGGCGCTGGTGGGGCGGGCCTTTGGCGCGCTCGGCAGGATCCGCGACGCGATCATCTTCCCGGTCAGCCCGCCGGCGATCCGTGATCTCGGCCGCGCCAACGGCTTCGCAATGCGCCTGCAGGACCGCGCCAGCGCCGGCCACGACGCGCTGCTGGCGGCGCGCAACCAGCTGCTCGGCATGGCCTCGAAAAGCCCGCTACTGGTGGCCGTGCGCCCCGATGGCCTGGAAGACGCCTCGCAACTGCAGCTCGACATCGATCGCGACAAGGCCAGTGCGCTGGGCGTGGGCTTCGCCGCCATCAACAGCGCGCTGTCGACGGCGCTGGGCTCGGCCTACGTCAACGACTTCCCGAACGCCGGCCGGCTGCAGCGCGTGGTGGTGCAGGCCGATGCGCCCACGCGCATGCAGCCCGAAGACCTGCTGCGCATCAACGTGCTGAATGGCGCCGGTGCGCCGGTGCCGCTGTCGGCTTTCGCCAGCACGCGCTGGATCACCGGGCCGATGCAGACGGTGCGCTACAACGGCTACCCGACCATGCGCATCGCCGGCGAGCCGGCGCCAGGCGTGTCCAGCGGCGCGGCGATCGCCGAGATGGAGCGCCTGGCCGCGCAGCTGCCGGCAGGTTTCGCCTACGAATGGACCGGCCTGTCGCGCGAGGAGAAACTCTCCGGCTCGACGGCGCTGATCCTGTTCGGCTTCTCGCTGCTGTCGGTGTTCCTGTGCCTGGCGGCGTTGTACGAGAGCTGGTCGATCCCGCTGTCGGTGATCCTGGTGGTGCCGCTGGGAATTCTCGGCGTGATCCTGGGCGCCAACATCCGCGGCCTGGAGAACGATGTGTTCTTCAAGGTCGGCCTGATCACCATCATCGGCCTGTCGGCGAAGAACGCCGTGCTGATCATCGAGTTCGCCAAGGACCTGGCGGCGCAGGGCAAGAGCCTGGTCGATGCCGTGCTGGAGGCGGCGCACCTGCGCTTCCGGCCGATCATCATGACCTCGATGGCCTTCATCCTCGGCGTGCTGCCGCTGGTGCTGGCCAGCGGCGCCGGCTCGGCCAGCCAGCACAGCATCGGCACCGGCGTGATGGGCGGCATGATCACCGCCACGACGCTGGCGGTGTTCTTCGTGCCGGTGTTCTTCGTCGTCGTGCGCCGCATCTTCAAGGGCAGCGAGCGGCAGCGCCGATTCGACGCCGCGCATGGCCACGCGATCGGCGCCGACGCGCCGGCCGCCGGCAAGGAGGACGCATGAACCCGCGCCAGATCCTCGCTGCGATCGCGTCCGCCGCCATGCTCGCCGGCTGTGCCAACCTGGCGCCGAGCTACGAGCGCCCGGCCGCCCCCGTGGCGGCGCAGTTCCCGGCCGCCGCCGCCTCGGCACCCATTGCCACGCCGGCCGCCGAACTCGACTGGCAGGCCTTCTTCGGCGACGAGCGCCTGAAGCGCCTGATCGCGCTGTCGCTGCAGAACAACCGCGACCTGCGCATCGCCGCGCTGAACATCGAGGCCACGCGCGCGCAGGCCCAGGTGCGCGACGCTGACCGCTGGCCCACCCTCAACGCCGGCCTGACCGGCTCGCGCCAGCCCACCGCCAGCGGCGGCATCAACTCGCTGTACACCGCCGGCCTGCAAGTCACCGCGTATGAGATCGACCTGTTCGGCCGCCTGCGCAACCTGAGCGACGCCGCGGCGGCCCAGGTGCTGGCCAGCGAGGAAGCCCGCAAGGCGGTACAGATCAGCCTGGTGTCGGC
Proteins encoded in this window:
- a CDS encoding SRPBCC family protein is translated as MFKTLLLVIAAAVAAVLLYAATRPDSFSLQRSTTISAPPQKIHALINDVKAFNTWNPFALKDPAIKLRYEGPPSGPGAAYAWESETVGAGRMEIIEAAAPSRVAMRLDFEKPMKASNRVEFRLQPMGAQTEVTWAMSGPMPYLSKLITSFVSMDRMVGPDFEAGLANLKAAAEKG
- a CDS encoding putative Ig domain-containing protein, which translates into the protein MPTRLRSLAGIVLASLLVLPGCGGGGGGQTLAVEFNYSGAVVPLFQALAINPLLNGLGANTPTCAVASGALPPGVSIGPGCTLIGSPSAVGTYNASIVLTVSGYSGSVSAPVTLQVAAPALSAVTDNVAGADQTVPLGRVLNGLTTVRASTSPFADLYVAPAGDVVQYRIVSGAVPQGTSFDPATGRLSGTPTVFGISTFQVELSITHQGTTFITAATTVRIAAVEPALTLDYGSCCSSVLGDVVSLAANSNYFPVAGATVTYSLLGAPPGVTIDAQTGTLSGRPTTAGQYTPSVTQTVQLPDQSTVFAFSGTLNWSVTGPYFNYQDANYNVFDGMAFSISPLPVSDGLTGDQYSYSMIPTPGSGTVIRAWMNIDPATGRLYGTGGTPLTFGDQMDITVVLTTRRNGFDYTSTTRVDIVVN
- a CDS encoding ketopantoate reductase family protein, which codes for MVVGAGAVGSFFGAMLARAGHRVTLIGRAPHVQAIVRDGLQLHMGGQVQSVPMAATTELAAVRDADLVLFCVKSTDTEAVAREIAPLLADDALVLSLQNGVDNAASIARQVRQTVVPAVVYVATAMPQPGVVQHFGRGDLVIGPLNARDAHDAALQARLQSVAELFATAQVPVRISPDVTGELWSKLMVNCAYNAISALAQQPYGRMAALPAIREVQHAVVREVVAVAQADGQSLTLPAALEAMERIAVAMPAQFSSTAQDLARGKPTEIDHLNGYVARRGAELGIATPVNQTLHALVKLVEAGRAASAA
- a CDS encoding phosphotransferase family protein, which encodes MSDAGQPLPDEFVQALRELGLADDEPLTGEPLTGGVSSDIWRIDTARGPVCAKRALAKLRVAADWRAPIVRNQYEARWMAVAQQASPGSAPRLLGQHPGLGVLVMQWLPPADHALWKQQLREGHGDLATAQAVGRMLSCIHAFSAARPELAAQFDTDRIFYDIRLEPYLVATAVKHPDLAPQLHALVAQTQSHAVALVHGDVSPKNILVGPQGPVLLDAECAWWGDPAFDLAFCLNHLLLKCLWTPAAREAFLACFDALGSAYLAGVDWEPREAIEQRAARLLPGLLLARVDGKSPAEYITTDVQREAVRRCARALIQAPVSRLADVGAAWRREIER
- the eno gene encoding phosphopyruvate hydratase, whose protein sequence is MTTNRIRAVQGRRVWDSRGRPTVEAEVHLEGGAIGRAIVPAGASKGTREALELRDGGEAFGGLDVQRAVAHVNGEIAHAVMGLAADEQVVLDERLIALDGTPNKQRLGANATLAVSMAAAHAAAAARGLPLYRHLAGEGEVLLPMPQVQIFGGGAHAGRRVDIQDFMVVCPGASSFTQAIEWTAEVYRHAGALMRSRGALAGVADEGGWWPAFDSNEQALEALLAAIEAAGFVPGAQVAMALDIAASDFGRGGRYTLGLERRELDSDGLIEMLLRWCERFPIASIEDPLAEDDPVAFARFTRAVGQRLQVVGDDFLVSDAALLREASAAGAANTVLLKPNQRGTLTETLRCREAARERGYATVVSARSGETEDTSIVDLAIGWRAGQLKVGSFARSERLAKWNEVLRIEERLGTQARFAGAGVFGRNPTAR